CTTTTGCAAAAGGCTGACCAGCACCGCTTATGCATCCTCCCGGGCAAGCCATTACTTCTATAAAATCGTACTGCACTTCACCAGCTTTTATTTTCTTTACAACATCATCTGCATTTTTTAAGCCGCTCACAATTGCTATTTTTAATTCACGATCACCAACTGTAACCTTAGTTTCCTTAAGGCCCTTCATACCCCTTACACCATTAAAAGCTACTGTACGAAGTGTAGTTGTGGATTTATCATCTAAAACTCTTCTTATAACAGCTTCTGTAACTCCTCCTGTCACTCCGAAGATAACCCCTGCTCCACTACTAGCTCCAAAAGGCATATCTACAGCTTCAGGCTCTATTTCTGAAAAGACAATACCAGATTCCTTTATCATTTGAATGAGTTCTTGAGTAGTAATAACATAATCTGTACAAGGAATATCATCCTTTTTGAATTCATCCCTTTGCGCTTCAAATTTCTTTGCTGTGCAAGGCATAACTGCCACAGTTACTATTCTTCTATTTGAATGTTTGTAATGTTCCTTAAGTACAGCTGAAAACATCTGCATTGGAGAGCGGCATGTAGAAACATTTTGAATAAGTTCAGGGTAGTTCTTTTCAACATAGCTAACCCAAGCAGGACAGCAGGATGTAAATAGTGGAAGTTTTTCATCACTTTCCAGCCTCTTTAAAAACTCTCCTGTTTCTTCTAAAACTGTTAGATCTGCTCCTGTAGAAGTATCAAAAACTTCGTCAAAACCCATTCTTCTTAATGAAGCTACAAGCTTCCCCATTACATTGACTCCATCCGTAAATCCAAGTTCCTCCCCTACTCCAACTCTGACAGCAGGCGCAATTTGTACTATAACCTTAGTATCTTTGTCGCTTAATTCCTTCCAAAGCTTTGATGTATCATTTTTTATAACAATAGCTCCTGTTGGACAAACTGCAGCACATTGCCCGCAGCCTACGCAATTAGATTCAGCTATAGGTTCATCAAAAGCTGTACTTACAGTCATCTTTGAACCCCTCTTAACAAAGTCGATTGCTCCAACATTTTGCACTTCATCACACATTCTTACGCAGTCACCGCATAATATGCACTTGCTCTTATCTCTTACTATTGAAACTGATGATTTGTCTAACATTCTATTTTCTGAGGTGTTGTCAAATCGTATTTCCTTAATACCAAAACGCTGTGCTAAATCCTGCAGCTTGCAATGACCATTCTTCTCACAGGTAGTACAGTCTCTGCAGTGATTTGATAAAAGAAGCTCAAGTATCATCTTTCTATATTTTCTAAGCCTTGGAGTATTTGTTTTTACTTCCATTCCAGCCTTAGGGGGAGTTGAGCAAGCAGCTTCAATTTCGCCCCACTTGTTTTCCACCATGCACATACGGCATGCTCCGTATACTGATAACTCAGAGTAATAGCAGAAGGTAGGAAGATCAATCCCAGCCTTTCTAACAAGTTCAAGTATGTTTTTTTCTCCATTTATTTCAACAGGAATATCATCTATAAGCATAAACTGTCCACTCATTCCCTTAATCCTCCTTTATAGCCTTGAAAGCACAAGACTCAATACAAGCGCCGCACTTAATACACTTATCTTTATCTATTTTGTAAGGCGACTTAACTTTACCTGATATAGCACCCACTGGGCAAATCCTCGAGCACTTGGAGCATCCTTTACAAGTCTCTTCCTCGATAAAAATAGTCTTTAGCTTGCTGCAGGTTTTTGATGGGCATTTCTTATCTACTATATGAGTTACATACTCATCTCTAAAATTCTTTATTGTACTAACTACAGGGAATGCTGCAGTTTTTCCTAAGCCGCAAAGTGCTGTTGAAGATATTGTGTCTGCAAGCTCTAACAGCATATCTATATCCTCAAGCTCACCCTTACCAGCAACAATTCTTTCAAGTATTTCAAGCATTCTCTTGGTACCTTCACGACAAGGCACGCACTTTCCACAGGATTCATTTTGTGTAAAATTCATAAAAAATCTTGCCACTTCAACCATACAGGTATCTTCATCCATAACTACTAAACCGCCAGATCCTATCATAGCCCCAGCTTTCTTAAGCGAGTCAAAGTCTAGAGGTAAATCAAGATGTTCTTTTGTCAAGCAGCCTCCAGAAGGACCTCCTATCTGGACAGCCTTAAAGCCTTTTCCATCTCTCATGCCTCCGCCAATATCAAATATTACCTCTCTTAAAGGTGTTCCCATAGGAACCTCAATAAGTCCTGTATTTTCGATGTTCCCTGTTAAAGCAAAAGCTTTGGTTCCAGGACTCTTTTCAGGTCCAATAGACTTGTACCACTCAGATCCCTTACTTATTATTGATGGAACATTGGCAAAGGTTTCAACATTATTAAGCACTGTTGGTTTTCCAAACAATCCCTGTTCAACAGTTCTAGGAGGCTTAACCCTAGGCATCCCCCTTTTTCCTTCAATAGATGCTGTAAGAGCACTTCCCTCACCACAAACGAAGGCACCTGCTCCTTTATTTATTTTTATATCAAAGCTGAAGTTTGTTCCTAAAACATTTTTTCCTAATAACCCCCAACGTCTTGCTTCCTCAATAGCATTGTTAAGTCTGCTTACAGCTAAAGGATACTCCGCACGTACATATATATAGCCTTCCTGAGCTCCACAAGCAACAGCTGCAATCATCATGCCTTCGAGAACTCTATGAGGATCTCCTTCCATAACGCTTCTATCCATAAAAGCACCTGGGTCTCCTTCGTCACCATTACATACAATATATTTCATAGGCTCCTGCTGGCGCTTAACCTGAGACCACTTTCTACCAGTTGAGAAGCCGCCTCCACCGCGCCCCCTTAAAGCCGATTCCTCAATCTGCTTTATTATTTCATCAGAGGTCATGTCAAATAGAGTTTTTTCAAAAGCCTCATATCCGCCAACTGCCAAATACTCCTCTATCGAAGTAGAGTCTATATGCCCGCAGTGCTCAAGTGCAAGCCTAGTTTGCTTCTTATAGAAAGGGATTTCTTCCTGCTTCCTATAGATACTTCCATCCTTAGTATAGGCAAGTCTTTCAACACACTCATCATTAACTATAGTTTTTTCTATAATTTCTTCACAGTCTTCAGGTTTAACCTTTATATATAAATAGCCCCAAGGCTCAATTCTAACTAATGGTCCCATCTCGCAAAATCCATGACAGCCGCTTTTCTTAATTCCAACAGAATTATCATGGGGTTCCTTCTCAAGACTTATGGAGCAATCTATACCTTTTTCCCCCATAATTCTTATGAACTCATCATAAATTTTTAAAGCGCCACCGGCAACACAGCCCGTACCAGCGCATATAAGAATTTTTTTGTGCTGTTTTTTTAAGCTAGCCTTGTACAAGTCTACTGCATTTTTAAATTCTTCTCTATTTAGAAGCATGCTAATTCTCCCCTTTCCTAAGAGTTTTTAATAATTCTCCCGCCTTATCTGTTGTCATGGCTGGGTAAACCTTATCATTAACTGTTAAAACAGGTGCTAATCCACAGGCTCCAAGACAAGAAACTGTCTCCACAGTAAACATTAGATCGTCAGTTGTATGCTTGGAATCTGAAAGCCCTAATTCTTTTCTAAGTTTGTCTAATATAGGAATGGACTTTCTAACATGGCAGGCTGTTCCATCACAAATCTTAATTACATATTGGCCTTTAGGCTCCAAGGAAAAGTTTTCATAAAAAGTAGCAACGCTATATATCTTTGCTCTGCTAATACCTAATTTTTCAGAAAGGTAGCTGAATACTTCCTTAGGAAGGTATCTGTACGCCTCCTGGGTATCTTGAAGTATTGCAATTATATTGCTGCTTTTAAATTGGTGTTTTTTTAAAATTTCATCCAGCTTGCTAAAGTCAAATGAATTATTCATCTTTTATCCCCCATAAATATTGTTAAATTATTGTCACATTACTATATTATATTAATATTTTAAATATTGCAATATATAATAATATTCTTTTTAATTTAAATTCTTGTTTGTTTTATTGATACTTTAACAGAAATATAAGCTTTTGCTTAATAAAATTGCATAAAAAAAATTGACAAGCCTCTGATTTAAATGTTAAGAGACTGTCAATTGTTTTATAATTCTAAACTTAAGAATCTCTTCGTGATTTTCTAAAAGCAAAAAAGACACCGCAGATTCCACCAATAATATGAGAGACTTGAGATATGTTATCTTGTGCTGTTACTCCGCTAAATATTTCTCTACCTACAAATATAATAAAAACGATTATTAATGTAAGAGGAATCTTTCCTGCTTCCGTATTTGCAAAGGAACTTAAGATAATAAACATGTACACTACTCCACTAGCACCTAAGAGAATAGTATTAGAAAACAAGGTGTGAATCAGTCCAGTAACTAAAGCAGTAATTAGTATCATCTGTACTAAGGTTTTTGATCCATACTTTTCTTCAAGCATTGGACCAATAATAAGTATGATAATAAAGTTGCCGGCAAAATGTGCCCAATTTGCATGACCAAGTATATGGCTGAACAACCTCACGTACTGCATTGGATCTGCAAAGGAAGTTTTATAATTTGAAAAGATTAGTGTAGTGGTAAAGTTTTTTGTAAATTGACCTAATATATAGCTTATAAAAGAAAGTAAGGTAAAGTTTAGAATTACAGGTGCATTATATTGAATTTTT
The genomic region above belongs to Clostridium swellfunianum and contains:
- a CDS encoding complex I 24 kDa subunit family protein, which translates into the protein MNNSFDFSKLDEILKKHQFKSSNIIAILQDTQEAYRYLPKEVFSYLSEKLGISRAKIYSVATFYENFSLEPKGQYVIKICDGTACHVRKSIPILDKLRKELGLSDSKHTTDDLMFTVETVSCLGACGLAPVLTVNDKVYPAMTTDKAGELLKTLRKGEN
- a CDS encoding [FeFe] hydrogenase, group A — protein: MSGQFMLIDDIPVEINGEKNILELVRKAGIDLPTFCYYSELSVYGACRMCMVENKWGEIEAACSTPPKAGMEVKTNTPRLRKYRKMILELLLSNHCRDCTTCEKNGHCKLQDLAQRFGIKEIRFDNTSENRMLDKSSVSIVRDKSKCILCGDCVRMCDEVQNVGAIDFVKRGSKMTVSTAFDEPIAESNCVGCGQCAAVCPTGAIVIKNDTSKLWKELSDKDTKVIVQIAPAVRVGVGEELGFTDGVNVMGKLVASLRRMGFDEVFDTSTGADLTVLEETGEFLKRLESDEKLPLFTSCCPAWVSYVEKNYPELIQNVSTCRSPMQMFSAVLKEHYKHSNRRIVTVAVMPCTAKKFEAQRDEFKKDDIPCTDYVITTQELIQMIKESGIVFSEIEPEAVDMPFGASSGAGVIFGVTGGVTEAVIRRVLDDKSTTTLRTVAFNGVRGMKGLKETKVTVGDRELKIAIVSGLKNADDVVKKIKAGEVQYDFIEVMACPGGCISGAGQPFAKAEGKIKRGAGLYEADRMSSIKRSEENPVMMSLYSGLLKGKVHELLHVHYKGRE
- the nuoF gene encoding NADH-quinone oxidoreductase subunit NuoF: MLLNREEFKNAVDLYKASLKKQHKKILICAGTGCVAGGALKIYDEFIRIMGEKGIDCSISLEKEPHDNSVGIKKSGCHGFCEMGPLVRIEPWGYLYIKVKPEDCEEIIEKTIVNDECVERLAYTKDGSIYRKQEEIPFYKKQTRLALEHCGHIDSTSIEEYLAVGGYEAFEKTLFDMTSDEIIKQIEESALRGRGGGGFSTGRKWSQVKRQQEPMKYIVCNGDEGDPGAFMDRSVMEGDPHRVLEGMMIAAVACGAQEGYIYVRAEYPLAVSRLNNAIEEARRWGLLGKNVLGTNFSFDIKINKGAGAFVCGEGSALTASIEGKRGMPRVKPPRTVEQGLFGKPTVLNNVETFANVPSIISKGSEWYKSIGPEKSPGTKAFALTGNIENTGLIEVPMGTPLREVIFDIGGGMRDGKGFKAVQIGGPSGGCLTKEHLDLPLDFDSLKKAGAMIGSGGLVVMDEDTCMVEVARFFMNFTQNESCGKCVPCREGTKRMLEILERIVAGKGELEDIDMLLELADTISSTALCGLGKTAAFPVVSTIKNFRDEYVTHIVDKKCPSKTCSKLKTIFIEEETCKGCSKCSRICPVGAISGKVKSPYKIDKDKCIKCGACIESCAFKAIKED
- a CDS encoding rhomboid family intramembrane serine protease; translated protein: MNKIIGKIQYNAPVILNFTLLSFISYILGQFTKNFTTTLIFSNYKTSFADPMQYVRLFSHILGHANWAHFAGNFIIILIIGPMLEEKYGSKTLVQMILITALVTGLIHTLFSNTILLGASGVVYMFIILSSFANTEAGKIPLTLIIVFIIFVGREIFSGVTAQDNISQVSHIIGGICGVFFAFRKSRRDS